Proteins co-encoded in one Trueperella abortisuis genomic window:
- a CDS encoding N-acetylmannosamine-6-phosphate 2-epimerase, with protein MHQLIESLRGRLIVSAQAYPGEPMRHPETMAQIALAAERGGAGAIRCQGLADIAAIKGQVDVPVIGLWKEGHDGVYITPTLRHARACIMAGADIVALDATRRPRPDGRTYAETVAELKKEEALVMADCGSFDDAVMAADAGSDILSTTLSGYTGERPKTDGPDLELLREIVAAFPDVPVFCEGRVHTPEQARAVMEAGAFAVVVGTAITHPTTITSWFSDAIK; from the coding sequence ATGCATCAGCTCATTGAATCGCTGCGTGGGCGCCTGATCGTCTCCGCGCAGGCCTACCCGGGCGAGCCCATGCGCCACCCGGAGACCATGGCCCAGATTGCGCTCGCGGCCGAGCGCGGCGGCGCCGGCGCGATACGCTGCCAGGGCCTCGCTGACATCGCCGCCATCAAGGGACAGGTGGATGTGCCCGTCATTGGCCTGTGGAAGGAGGGGCACGACGGCGTCTATATCACCCCCACCCTGCGCCACGCGCGCGCCTGCATCATGGCCGGCGCGGACATCGTGGCGCTCGATGCCACCCGCCGCCCGCGCCCGGACGGGCGCACCTACGCCGAGACGGTGGCCGAGCTGAAGAAGGAGGAGGCCCTGGTCATGGCTGACTGCGGCTCCTTCGACGACGCCGTCATGGCCGCCGACGCCGGCTCGGACATCCTCTCCACCACCCTGTCGGGTTACACGGGCGAACGCCCCAAGACGGACGGCCCCGACCTCGAGCTCCTGCGCGAGATCGTGGCGGCCTTCCCCGATGTGCCGGTCTTTTGCGAGGGGCGTGTGCACACCCCCGAGCAGGCCAGGGCCGTCATGGAGGCCGGAGCGTTCGCCGTCGTCGTCGGCACCGCCATTACCCACCCAACCACGATCACCTCGTGGTTCTCGGATGCCATCAAGTAA
- the rsrA gene encoding mycothiol system anti-sigma-R factor, with the protein MKEFDELMSKLEACSCREECTCAQCGCEDLLDHLFALVDDEISDADACRLLRHGATCSACATRIEEEIVVRRVIRRGCQCEEAPQSLRTKITHMVGE; encoded by the coding sequence ATGAAAGAGTTTGACGAGCTCATGAGCAAGCTGGAGGCATGTAGCTGCCGCGAGGAGTGCACCTGCGCCCAGTGCGGCTGCGAGGACCTCCTCGATCACCTGTTTGCGCTTGTAGACGATGAGATCAGCGACGCCGACGCCTGCCGCCTCCTGCGCCACGGAGCCACGTGCAGCGCGTGCGCCACGAGGATCGAGGAGGAGATCGTGGTTCGCCGGGTCATCCGGCGGGGTTGCCAGTGTGAGGAGGCGCCGCAGTCATTGCGTACGAAGATCACACACATGGTGGGCGAGTAG
- a CDS encoding 50S ribosomal protein bL37, which produces MSKRGRKRKDRKKKSANHGKRPNA; this is translated from the coding sequence ATGTCGAAGCGTGGACGGAAGCGTAAGGATCGCAAGAAGAAGAGCGCGAATCACGGCAAGCGCCCAAACGCCTAA
- a CDS encoding sigma-70 family RNA polymerase sigma factor gives MPLTVEETHEERTARFERDAMPYLNQLYGAALRLTRNQQDAEDLVQETFAKAFGSFHQFTPGTNLKAWLYRILNNTFISNYRKQKRRPQEASADVEDWQEYRASLHHSRGLESAEVLALELLPNEEIQEALDQLSDDRRTAVYLADVEGFSYQEIADIMGTPIGTVMSRLYRGRTQLREALRDYARDLGYVKENA, from the coding sequence ATGCCATTGACGGTTGAGGAGACTCACGAGGAGCGCACCGCCCGCTTCGAGCGCGACGCGATGCCCTACCTCAACCAGCTCTACGGCGCGGCGTTGCGGCTGACCCGCAATCAGCAGGACGCCGAGGACCTCGTCCAGGAGACCTTCGCCAAGGCCTTTGGCTCGTTTCACCAGTTCACGCCGGGCACGAACCTCAAGGCGTGGCTCTACCGGATTCTCAACAACACCTTTATTTCCAACTACCGCAAGCAGAAGCGCCGCCCCCAGGAGGCCTCTGCCGACGTGGAAGACTGGCAGGAGTACAGGGCCTCGCTGCACCATTCGCGCGGGCTTGAATCCGCGGAGGTGCTCGCCCTGGAGCTGCTTCCGAACGAGGAGATTCAGGAGGCGCTCGACCAGCTTTCCGACGATCGGCGCACGGCGGTTTACCTCGCCGACGTCGAAGGTTTTAGCTACCAGGAGATCGCGGACATCATGGGCACCCCGATCGGTACCGTCATGTCGCGCCTGTATCGGGGACGCACCCAATTGCGTGAGGCACTGCGCGACTACGCGCGCGATCTTGGATATGTGAAGGAGAACGCGTGA
- a CDS encoding hemolysin family protein produces the protein MATDLILFCLALVLIAGNALFVAAEFSLVALDPATIDDRAQSGDAKAVRVRKALHQLSLQLSSCQVGITMTTILLGYVATAPLQHFFTGLLGSLAPAAAVGTAATLAFIIINVASMLFGELIPKNMALAEPLNTAAFVSLPLRLFTAVFKPVIVLLNETANWVLRKFGIEPAEELSGARSASELAALVRHSAEEGTLDLPTARLLTRSIDIGALTAVDVMTDRGRVATLHEEDTAADVITLATETGHSRFPVIGEDLDDVRGFVHLRRAVAIPYEARGQVRVTSSSLLVEPTRVPETIELAPLLVQLRAEGLQMAVVVDEYGGTSGIVTLEDAVEEIVGDVADEHDRRRVRTHIVSGGSWMIPGAMRPDEVARELGLDVPDEGPWETVGGWMMARLGRMPEVGDEVAEGGVRAVVATMDGRRIEQVRICGVDE, from the coding sequence GTGGCCACTGATCTCATACTATTTTGTCTTGCCCTTGTACTCATTGCGGGTAACGCCCTGTTCGTTGCCGCCGAATTCTCGCTCGTTGCCCTTGATCCGGCCACGATCGACGACCGCGCCCAGTCCGGGGATGCGAAGGCGGTGCGCGTGCGCAAGGCTCTGCACCAACTCTCCCTCCAGCTCTCCTCGTGCCAGGTGGGCATCACGATGACGACGATCCTGCTCGGCTATGTGGCGACGGCGCCGCTGCAGCACTTCTTCACCGGCCTGCTCGGTAGCCTGGCCCCGGCAGCGGCCGTGGGCACAGCCGCGACACTCGCATTCATCATCATCAACGTGGCCTCCATGCTGTTTGGCGAGCTGATCCCGAAGAACATGGCGCTCGCCGAGCCGCTGAATACCGCCGCCTTTGTCTCCCTGCCGCTACGCCTCTTCACGGCGGTGTTCAAGCCTGTGATCGTCCTGCTCAACGAGACCGCGAACTGGGTGTTGCGCAAGTTTGGCATCGAGCCGGCGGAGGAGCTGTCCGGTGCGCGCTCGGCTTCCGAGCTCGCGGCCCTCGTGCGTCACTCCGCGGAGGAGGGCACGCTCGACTTGCCCACCGCGCGCCTGCTGACCCGGTCGATCGACATCGGGGCACTTACTGCGGTGGACGTGATGACCGACCGCGGGCGGGTTGCCACCCTTCACGAGGAGGACACGGCGGCGGACGTCATCACCCTTGCCACCGAGACCGGCCACTCACGCTTCCCGGTCATTGGCGAGGACCTCGACGACGTGCGCGGCTTCGTCCATCTGCGCCGCGCGGTTGCAATCCCCTATGAGGCGCGCGGCCAGGTGCGGGTGACCTCCTCTTCCCTCCTGGTCGAACCCACCCGCGTGCCCGAGACGATCGAGCTCGCCCCTCTCCTTGTCCAGTTGCGCGCCGAGGGCCTGCAAATGGCGGTCGTCGTCGACGAGTACGGGGGCACCTCCGGCATCGTCACTCTCGAGGACGCGGTGGAGGAGATCGTGGGCGACGTCGCGGACGAACACGACCGGCGTCGTGTGCGCACCCACATCGTCTCCGGCGGCAGCTGGATGATTCCCGGCGCCATGCGCCCGGACGAGGTCGCCCGCGAGCTCGGCCTCGACGTGCCCGACGAGGGGCCGTGGGAGACGGTGGGAGGCTGGATGATGGCTCGGCTCGGGCGGATGCCCGAGGTCGGCGACGAGGTGGCAGAGGGCGGCGTGCGCGCCGTCGTGGCCACCATGGATGGCCGCCGAATCGAGCAGGTGCGGATTTGCGGGGTGGATGAATGA
- a CDS encoding glucosamine-6-phosphate deaminase: protein MQIGVFGDETELAKAAAAYLMTTMRGAEPKNLGVATGSTPLGLYAQLRAAHAAGEFTLADAKAFALDEYVGIDPAHPEAYRNVLRAELVGEDKTGLTEDNLHTPNGQADDPYEAAAAYDADIRANGGVHLQILGIGANGHIGFNEPGVSLVSRTHVDALTQRTRKDNARFFEGNLDLVPDKCVTQGLGTIMEAKHLLLIALGENKADAIAGMAEGPVTASCPASIAQMHPSVVVFCDEAAASKLKNIDMYRTRWETLK, encoded by the coding sequence ATGCAGATCGGAGTTTTTGGCGACGAGACGGAACTGGCGAAGGCTGCCGCCGCCTATCTAATGACCACGATGAGGGGCGCCGAGCCGAAGAACCTCGGCGTCGCCACGGGCTCGACCCCGCTCGGGCTGTACGCTCAGCTGCGCGCCGCCCACGCCGCCGGGGAATTCACTCTGGCGGACGCGAAGGCCTTTGCGCTCGATGAATACGTCGGCATTGACCCGGCCCACCCCGAGGCTTACCGCAACGTGTTGCGCGCCGAGCTGGTGGGCGAGGACAAGACGGGCCTAACGGAGGACAACCTGCACACCCCGAACGGCCAGGCGGACGACCCGTACGAGGCGGCCGCCGCATACGACGCCGACATCCGCGCCAACGGGGGCGTTCACCTGCAGATCCTCGGCATCGGGGCCAACGGACACATCGGCTTTAACGAGCCGGGCGTCTCCCTCGTCTCGCGCACGCACGTCGACGCGCTGACCCAGCGGACCCGTAAGGACAACGCCCGCTTCTTTGAGGGCAACCTCGACCTCGTCCCGGACAAGTGCGTCACCCAGGGTCTGGGCACGATCATGGAGGCCAAGCATCTGCTGCTCATTGCGCTCGGCGAGAACAAGGCCGACGCCATCGCCGGCATGGCGGAGGGCCCGGTCACGGCCTCCTGCCCGGCGTCGATCGCCCAGATGCACCCGTCCGTCGTCGTCTTCTGCGACGAGGCTGCGGCATCGAAGCTGAAGAACATCGACATGTACCGCACGCGCTGGGAGACCCTCAAGTGA
- a CDS encoding multifunctional oxoglutarate decarboxylase/oxoglutarate dehydrogenase thiamine pyrophosphate-binding subunit/dihydrolipoyllysine-residue succinyltransferase subunit has protein sequence MSSTNSDDFGANQGFIEDLYAAYLQNKDGVGPQWAEMFRSWEQQGRKPANGSPASPDPQPKKEVTPAQRAVHSQADRASTPTTNVTRSDLPPQPRAAAAPAITPYAKSYSLRPASAEEDMDPKAKTVTALKGGDRGLAKNMDASLSIPTATSLRAIPARVMFDNRTVINRYLASTRGGKISFTHLIAYAMVEALAEMPEMNVSYSTEGGKPSLVEPKHVNLGIAIDVVKPDGTRTLVVPSIKAAETKTFSEFVSGYEELVDRGRNNKLTIEDYQGTTATLTNPGGIGTTESVPRLMVGQGLIVGVGSMTYPPEFQGTADETIARLGVSKVVHIGSTYDHRVIQGATSGRFLRLMENKLLGQDGFYERVYLSLRVPYTPVVWEKDVEYDAERELGKPARIAELIHAYRSRGHLIADTDPLSFHLRRHPDLEIGSYGLSLWDLDRSFPTGGFAGTSHLTLRQILTNLREAYCRTVGIEYMHIQDPVQRKWFQERLERAPEATTPEQRVRILEKLNQAEAFEVFLQTKYVGQKRFSLEGGESLIPALDSILGGAADDGLQAVAIGMAHRGRLNVLTNIAGKSFGQVFSEFDGVMDPTKPGSGDVKYHLGTEGTYTSAQGDQVGVYLAANPSHLEAADGVLEGVVRGMQDQLDDDGAAVVPLLIHGDAAFSGQGVVTEVLNLSQLPAYRTGGTIHIIVNNQIGFTTAPSNSRSSRYTTDITKGLQLPIFHVNGDDPEAVCRMARMAYEYRMEFKKDVILDIICYRKRGHNEGDDPSMTQPIMYSLVNEKRSTRQLYQEALLGRGDISEEQAAQVEQGFHNLLDKAFQDAREAEKRAEANEAEAADSLGMPASQQEDAGTMVGWSTVVSAEVLRRIGQAHTTPPEGFTPHKKIMSLFEKRNKMAHEGHIDWGFGELLAFGSLLIEGVPVRMSGQDCRRGTFTQRHAVAHDLVTGEEWTPLMSLTEDQARFKIYDSALSEYSVMAFEYGYSVQRPDALVLWEAQFGDFANGAQTVVDEFISSAEQKWHQAASIVLLLPHGYEGQGPDHSSARIERYLQLCAEENMIVVQPSTPANYFHMLREQAYRRPRKPMIVFSPKQLLRRKGADSMVEDFTSGTVRKVIGESHQLADVDRVLLCTGRIYYDLLEERTKKGDDRTAIIRIEQLYPNPVEEVRAELDKYPNAEVFWVQDEPANQGAWAHFALGMFPELGRAVTRISRPAAASTAAGMIGRHRMEGEELMRKAFAR, from the coding sequence GTGTCGTCAACCAACTCCGATGATTTTGGCGCGAACCAGGGTTTTATCGAAGATCTTTACGCGGCATACCTTCAAAATAAGGACGGGGTCGGCCCGCAATGGGCCGAAATGTTCCGTAGCTGGGAACAGCAGGGCCGCAAGCCGGCGAACGGCTCGCCCGCCAGCCCCGACCCCCAGCCCAAGAAGGAGGTGACGCCGGCCCAGCGCGCCGTCCACTCCCAGGCCGACCGCGCCTCCACGCCCACCACGAACGTCACGCGATCCGACCTGCCCCCGCAGCCGCGGGCCGCGGCCGCCCCCGCCATCACCCCCTACGCCAAGTCCTACAGCCTGCGCCCGGCCAGTGCCGAAGAGGACATGGATCCCAAGGCCAAGACGGTCACCGCACTCAAGGGCGGGGATCGCGGCCTGGCGAAGAACATGGACGCCTCACTGTCCATCCCCACCGCCACCTCGCTGCGTGCCATACCCGCGCGCGTCATGTTCGACAACCGCACCGTCATCAACCGCTACCTCGCGTCCACCCGCGGCGGCAAGATCTCCTTCACCCACCTCATCGCCTACGCCATGGTCGAGGCCCTTGCCGAAATGCCCGAGATGAACGTGTCCTACTCGACCGAAGGCGGCAAGCCCTCGCTCGTCGAACCCAAGCACGTCAATCTGGGCATCGCGATCGACGTCGTCAAGCCCGACGGGACCCGCACGCTCGTCGTGCCCTCCATCAAGGCCGCCGAAACCAAGACCTTTTCCGAGTTCGTCTCCGGCTACGAGGAGCTCGTCGACCGCGGGCGCAACAACAAGCTCACCATCGAGGACTACCAGGGCACCACCGCTACCCTCACCAACCCCGGTGGGATCGGCACCACCGAATCCGTGCCACGCCTCATGGTTGGCCAGGGCCTCATCGTCGGCGTCGGCTCCATGACCTACCCGCCCGAGTTCCAGGGCACCGCTGACGAGACGATCGCCCGCCTCGGCGTGTCGAAGGTGGTTCACATCGGCTCCACCTACGACCACCGCGTCATCCAGGGCGCCACCTCCGGGCGCTTCCTTCGCCTCATGGAAAACAAGCTCCTCGGCCAGGACGGCTTCTACGAGCGTGTTTACCTCTCCTTGCGCGTGCCCTACACGCCGGTCGTGTGGGAGAAGGACGTCGAATACGACGCCGAGCGCGAGCTCGGCAAGCCCGCCCGCATCGCCGAGCTCATCCACGCCTACCGCTCGCGCGGCCACCTCATCGCGGACACCGACCCGCTCTCCTTCCACCTGCGTCGCCACCCCGACCTGGAGATCGGCTCCTACGGGCTGAGCCTGTGGGATCTCGACCGCTCTTTCCCCACCGGCGGCTTCGCCGGCACCAGCCACCTCACCCTGCGCCAGATCCTCACCAACCTGCGCGAGGCCTACTGCCGTACCGTCGGCATCGAGTACATGCACATCCAGGACCCGGTCCAGCGCAAGTGGTTCCAGGAGCGCCTCGAGCGCGCCCCCGAGGCCACGACGCCGGAGCAGCGTGTTCGCATCCTCGAAAAGCTCAACCAGGCCGAGGCCTTCGAGGTCTTCCTCCAGACGAAGTACGTGGGCCAGAAGCGCTTCTCCCTCGAGGGCGGCGAGTCGCTCATTCCCGCCCTCGACTCGATCCTGGGCGGCGCCGCCGACGACGGCCTGCAAGCGGTCGCCATCGGTATGGCCCACCGCGGCCGCCTCAACGTGCTGACGAACATCGCCGGCAAGTCCTTCGGCCAGGTCTTCTCCGAGTTCGACGGCGTCATGGACCCGACGAAACCCGGCTCCGGCGACGTCAAGTACCACCTCGGCACCGAGGGCACCTACACCTCCGCCCAGGGTGACCAGGTCGGGGTCTACCTCGCCGCGAATCCGTCCCACCTCGAGGCCGCCGACGGCGTACTCGAGGGCGTGGTGCGTGGCATGCAGGACCAGCTCGACGACGACGGCGCCGCCGTGGTCCCCCTCCTCATCCACGGCGACGCGGCCTTCTCCGGCCAGGGCGTTGTCACGGAGGTGCTCAACCTGTCCCAGCTGCCCGCCTACCGCACCGGCGGAACCATCCACATCATCGTCAACAACCAGATCGGCTTCACCACCGCCCCGTCGAACTCGCGCTCCTCGCGCTACACCACCGACATCACCAAGGGCTTGCAGCTGCCGATCTTCCACGTCAACGGTGATGATCCTGAGGCCGTGTGCCGCATGGCCCGCATGGCCTACGAGTACCGGATGGAGTTCAAGAAGGACGTCATCCTCGACATCATCTGCTACCGCAAGCGCGGTCACAACGAGGGCGATGACCCGTCGATGACCCAGCCGATCATGTACTCCTTGGTCAACGAGAAGCGCTCCACGCGCCAGCTCTACCAGGAGGCCCTACTCGGGCGCGGGGACATCTCCGAGGAGCAGGCCGCCCAGGTCGAGCAAGGATTCCACAATCTGCTCGATAAGGCGTTCCAGGATGCGCGCGAGGCGGAGAAGCGGGCCGAGGCGAACGAGGCGGAAGCCGCCGACTCGCTCGGCATGCCCGCCTCCCAGCAGGAGGACGCCGGCACGATGGTCGGCTGGTCCACCGTCGTCTCTGCCGAGGTCCTCCGCCGCATCGGCCAGGCTCACACCACCCCGCCCGAGGGTTTCACCCCGCACAAGAAGATCATGTCGCTGTTCGAAAAGCGCAACAAGATGGCCCACGAGGGCCACATCGACTGGGGATTCGGCGAGCTGCTCGCCTTCGGCTCGCTCCTGATCGAAGGCGTACCGGTACGCATGTCCGGCCAGGACTGCCGGCGCGGCACGTTCACCCAGCGCCACGCCGTCGCTCACGACCTGGTCACGGGCGAGGAGTGGACCCCGCTCATGAGCCTGACCGAGGATCAGGCGCGCTTCAAGATCTACGACTCGGCCCTCTCCGAGTACTCGGTCATGGCATTCGAGTATGGCTACTCCGTCCAGCGCCCCGACGCGCTCGTGCTGTGGGAGGCCCAGTTCGGCGACTTCGCCAACGGCGCCCAGACAGTGGTGGACGAGTTCATCTCCTCCGCCGAACAAAAGTGGCACCAGGCAGCCTCCATCGTGCTCCTCCTGCCCCACGGCTACGAGGGCCAGGGCCCGGACCATTCTTCGGCCCGCATCGAGCGCTACCTGCAGCTGTGCGCTGAGGAGAACATGATCGTGGTTCAGCCGTCTACCCCGGCAAACTACTTCCACATGCTGCGCGAGCAGGCCTACCGCCGCCCACGCAAGCCCATGATCGTCTTCTCCCCCAAGCAGCTCCTTCGCCGCAAGGGCGCAGACTCGATGGTGGAGGACTTCACCTCCGGCACCGTGCGCAAGGTGATCGGCGAGAGCCATCAGCTCGCAGACGTGGATCGGGTGTTGCTGTGCACCGGCAGGATCTACTACGACCTCCTCGAAGAACGCACGAAGAAGGGCGACGACCGCACCGCGATCATCCGGATCGAGCAGCTCTACCCGAACCCCGTGGAGGAGGTCCGCGCCGAGCTGGACAAGTACCCGAACGCCGAGGTGTTCTGGGTGCAGGACGAGCCCGCCAACCAGGGCGCCTGGGCGCACTTCGCCCTCGGCATGTTCCCCGAGCTCGGCCGCGCCGTCACCCGCATATCCCGCCCTGCGGCCGCCTCGACGGCCGCAGGCATGATCGGCCGCCATCGTATGGAGGGCGAGGAGCTGATGCGCAAGGCGTTCGCGCGATAG
- a CDS encoding hemolysin family protein, which translates to MSIGTALLVTGLLLLANAFFVGGEFAVMGARRSRVEPLADAGKKSAKTVIYALENVTLMLATCQLGITLASVALGAISEPAIAHWIEGPLDAVGVPHSLVHPIALVVALALVVYLHVVLGEMVPKNMSVTTPERAAYILVPPLVLISKIFHPVVFSLNWFANHIIRIFGMEPKDEVGAAFTVDEVASIVQASKNAGVLDADVGLISSALEFSEYTAGDLMVATGELVMVTPRTTPAEVEAEIAQHGFSRYPVADGGEIVGYVHIKDIIDVAPGWRNEALAPWKIRTMSKVDSNDEIETALRSMQKDGTHLAAVVVEGEIKGVLFLEDILEELIGEVRDAMQK; encoded by the coding sequence ATGAGCATCGGTACGGCACTCTTGGTCACGGGGCTCCTGCTCCTGGCCAACGCATTCTTCGTGGGCGGCGAGTTCGCCGTCATGGGTGCGCGGCGCTCGCGGGTGGAGCCGCTCGCCGACGCGGGCAAGAAGTCGGCCAAGACGGTCATCTACGCCCTGGAGAACGTCACGCTCATGCTCGCCACCTGTCAGCTCGGTATCACGCTCGCGTCGGTGGCGCTCGGCGCCATCTCGGAGCCGGCGATCGCGCACTGGATCGAGGGGCCGCTGGACGCGGTGGGTGTCCCACACTCGCTCGTCCACCCCATCGCGCTGGTGGTGGCGCTCGCTCTGGTGGTCTACCTGCACGTGGTGCTGGGGGAGATGGTGCCGAAGAACATGTCGGTCACGACGCCGGAGCGCGCGGCTTACATCCTTGTCCCGCCGCTTGTGCTCATCTCGAAGATCTTCCACCCCGTCGTCTTCTCGCTGAACTGGTTCGCCAACCACATCATCAGGATCTTCGGCATGGAGCCGAAGGACGAGGTGGGCGCGGCGTTTACCGTGGATGAGGTGGCCTCCATCGTGCAGGCTTCGAAGAACGCCGGCGTGCTCGACGCCGACGTCGGGCTAATCTCCTCCGCGCTCGAGTTTTCCGAGTACACGGCGGGCGACCTCATGGTGGCAACGGGTGAGCTCGTCATGGTCACGCCGCGGACCACGCCGGCCGAGGTGGAGGCGGAGATCGCCCAGCATGGTTTCTCCCGTTACCCGGTGGCCGACGGCGGCGAGATCGTCGGCTACGTCCACATCAAAGACATCATTGACGTGGCGCCGGGGTGGCGCAACGAGGCGTTGGCGCCGTGGAAGATCCGCACCATGTCGAAGGTGGATTCGAATGACGAAATCGAGACGGCGCTGCGTTCCATGCAGAAGGACGGCACCCACCTTGCGGCCGTCGTCGTGGAGGGTGAGATCAAGGGCGTCCTTTTCCTCGAGGACATCCTCGAGGAGCTGATCGGCGAGGTTCGCGACGCTATGCAGAAGTAA
- a CDS encoding GDSL-type esterase/lipase family protein, with product MRVFFVGDELVAGYGDARALGWVGRTIARSPNDPPIMPITLAYPGETTDRLVTRWEGEVLPRLEREADNRLVVGLGSHDLSVTSTSRSRLYLANMLDTAVRKGLSPFVVGPPPRLDVTARDQAELTRAFSEVCERRQIPFVDTYNPLRDHEQWLTDMATSADSYCPRQAGYGLMTWLVLHKGWHRWLGIEPPTSPQM from the coding sequence ATCCGAGTATTTTTCGTAGGCGACGAACTGGTGGCGGGCTATGGCGACGCCCGCGCCCTAGGCTGGGTGGGGCGCACCATCGCCCGCTCCCCGAACGACCCGCCCATCATGCCGATCACGCTGGCCTACCCCGGCGAGACCACGGACCGCCTCGTCACTCGCTGGGAGGGTGAGGTTCTGCCCCGGCTCGAGCGCGAGGCCGACAACCGGCTGGTCGTCGGCCTCGGCTCTCACGACCTCTCGGTCACCTCCACGTCCCGCTCGCGCCTGTATCTGGCCAACATGCTCGACACCGCCGTGCGCAAGGGGCTGAGCCCGTTCGTCGTCGGTCCGCCACCTCGCCTCGACGTTACCGCCCGCGACCAGGCCGAGCTCACCCGCGCCTTCTCGGAGGTATGCGAGCGGCGTCAGATTCCGTTCGTGGACACCTACAATCCGCTGCGCGACCATGAGCAGTGGCTGACCGACATGGCCACCTCCGCCGACTCCTACTGCCCCCGCCAGGCCGGCTACGGCCTCATGACGTGGCTCGTGCTCCACAAGGGCTGGCACCGCTGGCTCGGCATCGAGCCTCCCACATCCCCGCAGATGTAA
- a CDS encoding N-acetylglucosamine-6-phosphate deacetylase: MTEYRGKLLDGYGKLVGSGIRLEDGVVAEIFPAQEGVAGWVTPGFIDVHCHGGGGASFPDDPSPEGVDRAVEAHRSMGTTALIASTVSLIDTLTPIRGLAQACEEGKLAGIHLEGPYISPAKCGAQNPAAIRMPDLDELRSWLEAGKGWIKTMTIAPEVDSAIEAARLLLDYGAVPSWGHTSADSEQTRAVVAATSAYAAEIGMSKPPQMATHLFNAMPPLGHRAPGPVRELIAAARRGEVVVEFVADTVHVDPDLVSDVVTFIQRENPLGVVFVTDAMEGAGMPDGKYVLGGQDVDIVEGVARLSRNGAIAGGTARVAEEIQRMVRGGYLDMGVAVRCGVGAPAHAVGLTQADPGVTLEWKVGEPANAVVFTEDLEVTAIVREGVAR, encoded by the coding sequence GTGACCGAGTATCGTGGCAAGCTGCTGGACGGATACGGCAAGCTGGTTGGTTCAGGAATTCGGCTCGAGGACGGCGTCGTAGCCGAGATCTTTCCCGCGCAGGAGGGCGTTGCGGGCTGGGTGACGCCCGGCTTCATCGACGTCCACTGTCACGGCGGAGGCGGGGCCTCTTTCCCCGACGACCCGAGCCCGGAGGGTGTAGATAGGGCCGTCGAGGCACACCGTTCGATGGGCACGACGGCGCTGATCGCCTCCACCGTCTCGCTCATCGACACGCTGACCCCGATCAGGGGCCTGGCGCAGGCATGCGAGGAGGGCAAACTGGCGGGCATTCACCTGGAGGGGCCCTACATCTCGCCCGCCAAGTGCGGCGCACAGAACCCCGCGGCGATCCGGATGCCCGACCTTGACGAGCTGCGTTCCTGGCTCGAAGCCGGCAAGGGTTGGATTAAGACGATGACGATCGCCCCCGAGGTGGACAGCGCCATCGAGGCGGCCAGGCTTCTCCTTGACTACGGGGCCGTGCCCTCCTGGGGCCACACCTCGGCGGACTCGGAGCAGACGCGCGCGGTGGTCGCCGCCACCTCCGCCTACGCGGCCGAGATCGGCATGAGCAAGCCGCCGCAGATGGCGACCCACCTGTTTAACGCGATGCCACCGCTCGGACACCGCGCCCCGGGCCCGGTCCGCGAGCTCATCGCGGCGGCGCGTAGGGGAGAGGTGGTCGTCGAATTCGTGGCAGACACCGTCCACGTCGACCCCGACTTGGTCTCCGACGTTGTCACCTTCATCCAGCGCGAGAACCCGCTCGGTGTGGTGTTCGTGACCGACGCAATGGAGGGCGCGGGCATGCCCGACGGCAAGTACGTCCTCGGCGGTCAGGATGTTGACATCGTCGAGGGGGTGGCGCGGCTGTCGCGCAACGGCGCGATCGCCGGCGGCACGGCTCGCGTGGCCGAGGAGATCCAGCGAATGGTTCGCGGCGGCTACCTCGACATGGGGGTCGCCGTGCGGTGCGGCGTCGGCGCGCCCGCCCATGCCGTGGGGTTGACCCAGGCCGACCCGGGCGTGACCCTTGAGTGGAAGGTGGGCGAGCCGGCCAACGCCGTCGTCTTCACCGAGGACCTCGAGGTCACAGCAATCGTGCGCGAGGGCGTAGCAAGGTAG